In Erigeron canadensis isolate Cc75 chromosome 1, C_canadensis_v1, whole genome shotgun sequence, a single window of DNA contains:
- the LOC122589914 gene encoding replication protein A 70 kDa DNA-binding subunit C-like, with product MANDNFSFVEDLSVASDFWNMKARIIRKWEQTFKVDMVLLDERGNKIQAQCKNLLLGDFGQYLKEDSTIVIRRFGVAEQRDKYRVLPLNHKINLFKCSSIQTVTSFQGHPYGFDFVPFDQIIDNRARERFTIDVMGRIASCGDLDIFKNKEKESKRMNFELEDLTGNVIKCTPWGKYAEQLNKFIANNKSTEMVIAILQHAKLKRFNRELTVQNDMYGTRLFLNEDIQEANDLRRGYTTLSIPYFLKEVNETYGNTF from the exons CTGGAACATGAAGGCCCGGATCATACGTAAGTGGGAACAAACCTTCAAGGTCGACATGGTGCTTCTCGATGAGAGG GGAAACAAAATACAAGCACAATGTAAGAACCTTCTTTTGGGAGATTTTGGCCAATATCTTAAAGAGGACTCCACCATTGTTATAAGGAGGTTCGGTGTGGCTGAGCAGCGAGATAAGTATCGTGTGCTTCCTCTCAATCACAAGATAAACTTATTCAAGTGTTCCTCTATTCAAACTGTAACTTCCTTCCAAGGGCATCCCTATGGCTTTGATTTTGTTCCTTTTGATCAAATCATTGACAACAGGGCACGCGAGAGATTTACTATTG ATGTAATGGGCAGGATTGCGTCTTGTGGTGACCTTGACATCTTCAAGAACAAAGAGAAGGAAAGCAAAAGGATGAACTTTGAGTTGGAGGACTTAAC TGGCAATGTTATCAAATGTACTCCATGGGGAAAGTATGCTGAGCAATTGAACAAATTCATTGCCAACAACAAGTCGACCGAGATGGTTATTGCTATTCTTCAACATGCTAAATTGAAGAGATTTAACA GAGAGCTAACTGTTCAGAATGACATGTATGGAACTAGACTTTTTCTTAATGAAGATATCCAAGAAGCAAATGACTTGAGAAGGGGGTACACTACTTTATCCATACCTTATTTTTTGAAGGAAGTAAATGAAACGTATGGAAACACCTTTTGA
- the LOC122589924 gene encoding uncharacterized protein LOC122589924, whose protein sequence is MEEHSDGEGVLSPSSSACNRKKRRTILQCRKVNAGTNLRCQSSPSRSPLSNITNSSINPIKVTPISTLLTPLSSRYTAFKSNPASLCTPSSTVIQQPISTIYRSTSTSIPDFTSPLSSIPCSSLSNVALSEILYVYVMQDPSNKTLSNCIHHTPPIEFKDASRPGVDNTRESLNYLRKGKQKVCIGIQEKNFPSPMPASLCNKPIRKSNSRPKSTHLNTNDIPLINLEMLNDPSMEEVRKMRGISPEYIDHGDQIHVCANCHAMLWEAEALRGNQNGKKRSFSLCCKNGQVQLPDAIEPPPLLRNLYKGSHTRSTNFMNNIRAYNTMFSFTSMGGKVDKSVQSGRGPYCFRLQGQNCHRIGSLLPAVGDQPKFSQLYIHDSENEVQHRLNAFRLVDIQNILLITFELFLTSKLLYVDIQNNSGSGVKRDDLDPGIINLLKNMLDSCNPLVKSFRMVRDCLEENDLQDVSLKLISTREKDGRTYNLPTVSEVAALIVGDIDGLVDQRDIVVRTKSGFLQRISELHPSYLALQYPLLFPFAEDGFRLGIKHRAIPDDCTKLKTRLTLREFFCYRIQDRIKPFSLITYSRKLFHQLLVDAYTMVEADRLSYVKVQQPKLRTNTFINLQQNVANGNNNASKIGKRILLPSSFTGGARPEDRPDILTRLFKMKLDHLINEFKNDQIFGPLQAVLYTVEFQKRGLPHAHICLFLSPDHKFPTAAHVDQLISAEIPDKEEDPVLYELVSQFMIHGPCGKDNPSCPCMVQQKCTKNFPKKYKEETSVDDDGYLVYRRRNTGRTVEKNGVPVDNRFVVPYNASLLRKYQCHINVEACNQSGAIKYLFKYINKGPDRVTAFVYQTNQQKDKDCQESPVDEVKNYLDCRYVSACEAAWRIYGYDIHYGWPPVEILPFHDKDQQSIVYDENANLCDIVTNPTVKQSMFIQWMELNKVDAFARTLLYVQFPRHYVWIRKYRKWEKRTHPGGSIGRISYVPPSLGDVYYLRMLLNHVRGPQFWKELKTFDGQTFETYKEVCETMGLLSDDKEYVEAIEEASGWATGLVLQQDELKNLCLSDIEGLLKSNGSTLRNFPDMPCPDEDYVTCLNNQLIRSELMYDKVALQTEHATYLSSLTQEQHHVYDTVIQAVDKNEGGVFFVYGYGGTGKTFLWKTLTAAIRSRGDIYVQSTPKVILLV, encoded by the exons ATGGAAGAACATAGTGATGGTGAAGGTGTGTTATCACCATCAAGCTCTGCATGTAATCGTAAGAAGAGGAGAACTATTTTACAATGTCGTAAGGTTAATGCAGGTACTAACTTACGATGTCAAAGTAGCCCGTCAAGATCACCCCTTTCAAACATTACAAACTCGTCCATAAACCCTATTAAAGTTACTCCAATATCAACTCTGCTTACACCATTATCAAGTAGATATACTGCTTTTAAAAGCAATCCCGCGAGTCTGTGTACTCCTTCATCGACAGTAATTCAACAACCTATATCGACAATATATCGCAGTACAAGTACAAGTATTCCAGACTTTACTTCTCCATTATCTTCTATTCCATGTTCAtcactttctaatg TAGCACTTAGTGAAATCttgtatgtttatgttatgCAAGATCCATCCAATAAGACACTCTCAAATTGCATTCATCATACTCCTCCAATTGAATTCAAAGATGCATCTAGACCAGGAGTTGATAATACGAGGGAAAGTCTGAATTATTTGAGAAAAGGAAAGCAAAAAGTGTGTATTGGTattcaagaaaaaaactttCCAAGTCCAATGCCTGCATCATTGTGCAATAAGCCTATTAGAAAGTCCAATTCTAGACCCAAATCCACCCATTTGAACACGAATGACATACCTCTAATCAATTTGGAGATGCTTAATGATCCTTCAATGGAAGAAGTTAGAAAGATGAGAGGCATTTCTCCAG AATATATTGATCATGGCGATCAAATACACGTTTGTGCCAATTGTCATGCTATGTTGTGGGAAGCTGAAGCCCTTAGAGGGAATCAAAATGGTAAGAAGCGATCATTTTCCCTTTGTTGTAAGAACGGACAAGTTCAACTTCCCGACGCAATAGAACCTCCACCTTTATTACGGAATCTTTATAAAGGTTCTCATACCAGGAGCACCAATTTTATGAATAACATCCGTGCTTATAACACGATGTTCTCTTTCACTTCTATGGGTGGTAAGGTTGACAAAAGTGTTCAAAGTGGTAGAGGTCCATATTGCTTTAGACTACAGGGACAAAATTGCCATAGAATTGGCAGTTTATTGCCCGCTGTCGGAGACCAACCCAAATTTTCACAACTTTACATACACGATTCAGAGAATGAGGTTCAACATCGACTAAATGCATTCAGGTTAGTGGACATTCAAAATATACTATTAATTACATTTGAGTTGTTTCTAACATCAAAACTATTGTATGTGGACATCCAAAATAATAGTGGGAGTGGTGTAAAACGCGATGATCTTGATCCAGGCATAATAAACCTTCTTAAGAATATGCTTGACTCTTGCAATCCCCTTGTGAAGTCTTTCCGTATGGTCAGAGATTGTTTGGAAGAAAATGACTTACAAGACGTAAGCCTGAAGCTCATTTCAACCAGGGAAAAAGACGGTAGAACTTACAATTTGCCAACAGTGTCAGAAGTTGCAGCCTTAATAGTTGGTGATATTGACGGATTAGTTGATCAACGGGACATTGTTGTTAGAACTAAGTCTGGATTTCTCCAACGAATTAGTGAGTTGCACCCTTCCTACCTAGCATTACAGTATCCCTTACTTTTTCCCTTTGCTGAAGATGGTTTCAGACTTGGCATTAAACATAGAGCGATTCCAGATGACTGTACTAAACTCAAAACCAGGCTTACACTCAGAGAGTTTTTTTGCTATAGAATACAAGACCGAATCAAGCCTTTTTCATTGATAACCTATTCAAGAAAATTGTTTCACCAGTTACTGGTGGATGCATACACCATGGTGGAAGCTGATAGATTGTCTTATGTCAAAGTACAACAACCTAAACTAAGAACTAATACATTCATAAATTTGCAACAGAATGTAGCTAATGGGAACAATAATGCATCAAAAATAGGTAAACGTATATTGTTACCGTCATCGTTCACTGGTGGAGCCAG GCCTGAGGATAGGCCTGATATTCTTACAAGACTTTTCAAGATGAAACTCGATCACCTTATAAACGAGTTCAAGAATGATCAAATTTTTGGTCCTCTACAAGCAG TTCTTTATACAGTGGAATTTCAAAAACGTGGCCTACCTCATGCGCATATCTGTTTGTTTTTGAGCCCTGACCACAAGTTTCCAACAGCAGCACATGTAGATCAGTTAATTAGTGCTGAAATTCCTGACAAAGAAGAAGATCCTGTGTTGTATGAACTTGTGAGTCAATTTATGATTCATGGGCCTTGTGGTAAAGATAACCCCAGTTGTCCCTGCATGGTTCAACAGAAATGCACCAAAAATTTTCCGAAAAAATATAAAGAGGAAACCTCTGTTGATGATGATGGATATCTTGTGTATAGGCGTCGAAACACAGGACGTACAGTGGAAAAAAATGGTGTCCCAGTTGACAATAGATTTGTTGTTCCTTATAATGCTTCCCTTCTTCGAAAGTACCAATGTCACATAAATGTAGAAGCTTGCAACCAGTCAGGTGCGATCaagtatttatttaaatatataaacaaaggaCCTGATAGAGTGACGGCTTTCGTATATCAAACAAATCAGCAGAAAGATAAAGATTGTCAAGAGTCTCCAGTTGATGAGGTCAAAAATTACCTCGATTGCAG GTATGTTTCTGCTTGTGAGGCGGCTTGGAGGATTTATGGTTATGATATACACTATGGATGGCCTCCTGTTGAAATACTACCATTTCATGACAAAGATCAGCAGAGTATTGTATATGATGAGAACGCTAACCTATGCGATATTGTCACTAATCCGACTGTCAAACAGTCAATGTTTATTCAGTGGATGGAATTAAACAAGGTTGACGCCTTTGCCAGAACCTTGCTATATGTCCAGTTCCCAAGACATTATGTTTGGATTCGTAAGTATAGGAAATGGGAAAAAAGAACACATCCCGGTGGTAGTATTGGAAGAATTTCTTATGTTCCACCCTCACTTGGAGATGTTTACTATTTGAGGATGTTGTTGAATCATGTCAGAggtccacaattttggaaagaattaaaaacttttgatgGCCAGACGTTTGAAACCTACAAAGAGGTATGTGAAACAATGGGCCTTTTGAGTGATGATAAGGAATACGTTGAAGCAATTGAAGAAGCCAGCGGTTGGGCAACGG GTTTGGTTCTTCAACAAGATGAATTGAAAAACCTATGTCTATCAGATATTGAAGGGTTGCTCAA